The genomic window CATTCTAACTTCagaatcgtgatcagtgacaACAAAAACCTCTGATTATACTTTTTTGGtccattttgtttaatatttacagaatatgaAACCAAacttttacatttgtttcaattttttgtgtattttatataagttaaaGTCCCTCAGACATGGTACTTTTAATAGTCTTTtctatctcaacacattataccactaacactgataaaaatttttccctCCTGTTTCCCTTGGCGTCCTTGGCATTAAAATTAAGCCTACTTATGACTACAGGGAATATGGACTCCCTATTTTCATTGGTTCATGCAATGAAGGTGGAAGGATATCaaacatgttttaattattaaacctactcgaaaaaaaaattattatcaattgaaAACGTAGTTTATTTtagaaatcattaaaaaataacaattttttcgatCATATCTCATCATAACTAATTGccaattaattatgttaatgaagttgataaatttaattgttatctTTGTAATAATAGTTAATCACGCTGTTTAACAACACGcacaattgttaaataaatttatgactaattatatatgatttattgcgtaatatacagggtggacttACAATTAGTTCTCggagttgctttaatagtcaatttagatcgtAAAGAGAATAATAACAGTTTAAATAAGTCTGATGGATTTGTATCGATTCGTACAGTGAATGGATAGAGTAGATTTGTCGTTCGCGAACACTTACTTATTTGTACAAATCACACCAGACGCGATTAACTTGGTTCTTCAGGGTTgggataaaattaaataattcaaaaaaataaaataatatcaaaactttattgaaaaagtaaaaaacttattttgtagatttaaaagagTTTTATTTAGAACtcttagattatttatttatcattagaTTTTGCAAATCATTGCATTCTTTTTGCATAATATTTGCAAACATATCTTATGCCTAAACGAAAAGCAAATTTTGTTACGAAAAACGGAACAAATTTTCTATCTGGTACAAAATTTTAGCCATACAAAAAGTCTAGTATCGTTCTCTCCTCTGTCCTTACATGGAAcaaattggaaaattaattgtaacgaaattgtttcaaataaaatttattatataaaatgaatagcTGTTGCAACTGCTATATAAATCGTAATTATATATCCAATCCCCCAAACTATAGCCCTTGTCGGCTGTGGAATAACAATTACAGCGTAaacaaatgtatgaatgaatcGTGCCAATGTGAACAAACGAAATAAGTTTATCGCAAGAAATTCCATTGGAtttgttaaaacataaaaaaatgctACGAATAAAAATGCTGGAATACTTTCTAAATCATTTAAATGAGCTCTGAAACAAAGAAAAAGCAATATTAGtgaggtaaaaaatgttacttattatAGAAACAGGAAGAATCGTAAGTAGAGAAATTATTgagtttattatataatacaggAATCGCTATTTTTGA from Chrysoperla carnea chromosome 2, inChrCarn1.1, whole genome shotgun sequence includes these protein-coding regions:
- the LOC123291474 gene encoding microsomal glutathione S-transferase 1-like, with the protein product MASTSSNITIIELLSYENPVLRAYIFYTCLLVLKILAMLFLIVPKRFQKKIFISPEDTVLRKGSVADTTDPDIERCRRAHLNDLESIPAFLFVAFFYVLTNPMEFLAINLFRLFTLARFIHTFVYAVIVIPQPTRAIVWGIGYIITIYIAVATAIHFI